A genomic segment from Bacillota bacterium encodes:
- a CDS encoding thiamine pyrophosphate-dependent enzyme: MTGGFARTIQTYLRPERLPTIWCQGCGNGIVIGALIRALAGSGVRREDVVVVSGIGCSGRASGYLNLPGFQPTHGRALPFATGVKIANPSLMVVAIMGDGDCLSIGGNHFLHAARRNLDITALVLNNSNYGMTGGQYAPTTPKGGLTTTTPYGNAERAVDIPALAQVAGATYVARSTSYHALELSGYIKRALVHRGFSVVEALCHCPTQYGKMNRLGSPVNMLKLQRDLAVSQARAASMPAGELAGRIITGEMVKPEGQGEEDYTTAYARVIKRAMEQARPVEETHECIPSLSGGYDPPLGKPTLLRVG, translated from the coding sequence ATGACCGGCGGTTTTGCCAGGACCATCCAGACCTACCTGAGGCCAGAGAGGCTCCCTACCATCTGGTGCCAAGGATGCGGTAACGGCATAGTCATAGGGGCGCTCATCCGCGCCCTGGCGGGGTCGGGGGTAAGGCGGGAGGACGTTGTGGTGGTGTCGGGGATCGGGTGCTCGGGGAGGGCCTCGGGCTACCTCAATCTCCCGGGTTTCCAGCCCACCCACGGTAGGGCGCTTCCCTTTGCCACAGGCGTGAAGATCGCCAATCCCTCCCTCATGGTGGTTGCCATCATGGGTGACGGTGACTGCCTCTCCATCGGGGGAAACCACTTCCTCCACGCCGCCAGGAGGAACCTGGACATCACCGCCCTGGTGCTTAACAACTCCAACTACGGCATGACAGGGGGGCAGTATGCCCCTACCACCCCCAAGGGTGGCCTCACAACCACAACGCCCTATGGCAATGCCGAGCGGGCCGTGGACATACCGGCCCTGGCCCAGGTGGCGGGGGCCACCTACGTGGCACGTTCCACATCCTATCACGCCCTAGAGCTCTCGGGCTACATAAAGAGAGCCTTGGTTCACAGGGGCTTCTCCGTTGTGGAGGCGCTGTGCCACTGCCCAACGCAGTACGGGAAGATGAACCGCCTGGGATCTCCCGTCAACATGCTCAAGCTCCAGCGAGACCTGGCGGTTTCCCAGGCCAGGGCAGCCTCAATGCCCGCCGGGGAGCTGGCAGGGAGGATCATAACGGGCGAGATGGTGAAACCTGAGGGCCAGGGAGAGGAGGACTACACCACGGCCTACGCCCGGGTCATCAAGAGGGCCATGGAACAGGCAAGGCCTGTAGAGGAGACCCATGAATGTATCCCCAGCCTCTCCGGGGGTTACGATCCGCCGCTGGGAAAGCCCACCCTTTTAAGGGTGGGATGA
- a CDS encoding biotin-dependent carboxyltransferase family protein: MRPAVLRVLDGGFLTTVQDAGRPGYQELGVSACGAMDAFSYFVANSLVGSPPGAAVLEATLYGPVLEALEHLSLAVTGAETQVTCDGRPVPMWEAFFLPRGARLSLGGYTAGARCYIAIKGGIDVPLVMNSRSTDLRTGFGGLEGRRIGPGDLLGPCDDPAPGAEVGNRLPRDLRPRLGPSQRVRVIVGPEADHFRQEGIDTLLGSEYTLTQKVNRMGCRLDGPTIRHSEKGPNIISNAVPDGSIQVPGGAKPILMLKDSQTTGGYPKIAVVTSPDLDRCSQVVPGNSLSFQAVSLEDAHAAYREYRGFLDDPPLERPRGMRVFMVRLRGAGDFHVTLEPSG; the protein is encoded by the coding sequence GTGAGGCCGGCCGTGTTGAGGGTCCTGGACGGGGGCTTCCTCACCACGGTGCAGGACGCAGGCCGGCCAGGCTACCAGGAGCTGGGGGTGTCCGCCTGCGGCGCCATGGACGCCTTTTCCTACTTTGTCGCCAACAGCCTGGTTGGCAGCCCGCCCGGGGCCGCTGTCCTGGAGGCAACCCTCTACGGTCCAGTCCTGGAGGCCCTGGAGCACCTCTCCCTGGCGGTGACAGGGGCCGAGACCCAGGTAACCTGTGACGGGCGGCCCGTGCCCATGTGGGAGGCCTTCTTCCTCCCCAGGGGCGCCCGGCTCTCCCTGGGGGGCTACACAGCGGGTGCCCGCTGCTACATCGCTATCAAGGGTGGGATAGACGTCCCCCTGGTGATGAACAGCCGCTCAACTGACCTCCGCACGGGATTCGGCGGCCTTGAGGGCCGCAGGATCGGCCCCGGGGACCTTCTAGGTCCCTGTGATGACCCGGCGCCCGGCGCCGAGGTGGGAAACCGGCTCCCCCGGGATCTGCGGCCAAGGCTCGGGCCAAGCCAGCGGGTGCGGGTGATCGTGGGGCCTGAGGCTGACCACTTCCGCCAGGAGGGCATCGACACCCTCCTGGGATCCGAGTACACCCTGACCCAAAAGGTGAACCGCATGGGATGCAGGCTTGACGGGCCCACCATCCGCCACAGTGAGAAGGGGCCGAACATCATAAGCAACGCAGTGCCTGACGGCAGCATACAGGTGCCCGGGGGCGCAAAGCCCATCTTGATGCTGAAGGACAGCCAGACAACGGGGGGCTACCCCAAGATAGCGGTGGTGACCTCGCCTGACCTTGACCGGTGCAGCCAGGTGGTCCCTGGAAACAGCCTTTCCTTCCAGGCTGTAAGCCTGGAAGACGCGCATGCGGCCTACAGGGAGTACCGGGGATTCCTGGATGACCCACCGCTGGAGAGGCCCAGGGGGATGAGGGTGTTCATGGTGCGGCTGAGGGGCGCGGGGGACTTCCACGTAACCCTGGAGCCCTCCGGTTGA
- a CDS encoding branched-chain amino acid ABC transporter substrate-binding protein, whose amino-acid sequence DGVTARSFTGFWVLCEAINRAGSTEPEKIRQALRETNISPDNLIMPWRGVKFDETGQNTLVDAVLLQLQGGKYRPIWPFGVATTEVIYPMPAWK is encoded by the coding sequence CGACGGTGTAACCGCCAGATCCTTCACGGGCTTCTGGGTGTTGTGCGAGGCCATCAACAGGGCGGGAAGCACCGAGCCTGAGAAGATCCGCCAAGCGCTCCGGGAGACCAACATCTCCCCGGACAACCTGATCATGCCCTGGAGGGGAGTGAAGTTCGACGAGACCGGCCAGAACACCCTGGTGGATGCAGTCTTGCTCCAGCTCCAGGGAGGCAAGTACAGACCCATATGGCCCTTCGGTGTGGCCACCACAGAAGTGATCTACCCGATGCCGGCATGGAAGTAG
- the pxpB gene encoding 5-oxoprolinase subunit PxpB translates to MRGRGIECQGTGAVFSCERRGVSHLQGVSFRVAGDRALAVSLGEEVSEDTSRRVQSLYRAIQREGIPGLLEAIPTYCQICLYYDPLITGPRQLQARLEALASGLGPATEEAGLVEVPICFDGECALDLGALAKLHGIPREEIIDIFLAREYLVFMLGFLPGQPYLGVLDERLETPRLPTPRSMVAARAVGIAGRQVTILSYDTPSGWHYLGRTPLDLFDVGKEPPVPLKGGDRVRFVRIDYSAYHAMRREVRVT, encoded by the coding sequence ATGCGGGGCCGTGGCATAGAATGCCAGGGGACAGGTGCTGTGTTCTCGTGTGAGCGACGGGGGGTGAGCCACTTGCAGGGGGTATCCTTCAGGGTGGCCGGTGACAGGGCCCTGGCCGTGAGTCTTGGCGAGGAGGTAAGCGAGGACACCAGCAGGCGGGTGCAGTCGCTCTACAGGGCCATCCAGAGGGAGGGCATCCCGGGCCTCCTGGAGGCGATACCCACCTACTGCCAGATCTGCCTCTACTACGACCCCCTCATAACAGGTCCCCGCCAGCTCCAGGCGCGCCTTGAGGCCCTGGCCTCGGGCCTTGGCCCGGCAACGGAGGAGGCAGGCCTCGTGGAGGTCCCTATTTGCTTTGACGGCGAGTGCGCCCTGGACCTTGGCGCCCTGGCAAAACTCCACGGGATTCCCAGGGAAGAGATCATAGACATCTTCCTCGCCCGGGAGTACCTCGTGTTCATGCTAGGCTTCCTGCCTGGCCAGCCCTACCTGGGGGTACTGGATGAAAGGCTGGAGACACCCAGGCTCCCTACCCCTCGTTCCATGGTGGCCGCCAGGGCCGTGGGCATCGCTGGGCGACAGGTCACCATCCTCTCCTACGACACCCCTTCGGGCTGGCACTACCTGGGGCGGACCCCGCTGGACCTCTTCGATGTGGGCAAGGAGCCCCCCGTCCCCCTCAAGGGGGGTGACAGGGTGAGGTTCGTGAGGATAGACTATAGCGCTTACCACGCCATGCGGCGGGAGGTCCGGGTAACGTGA
- a CDS encoding 2-oxoacid:acceptor oxidoreductase subunit alpha, with the protein MGVRRVWTGNEACAEAAIAAGMRFFAGYPITPASEIAEVLARRLPEVGGSFIQMEDEIASIGAVIGASMAGAKSMTATSGPGFSLMQENLGFAAMAEVPCVVVDVQRVGPSSGVATHPAQGDVMQARWGTHGDHPVVALAPWSSRETYDVTVKAFNISERFRLPVVILSDAMVGHMSEDMEVPGSLEIVERPRPGVPPEEYQPYRAAGDGVPPMASFGDGYTWYTTGIVHDDTGFPCTGHPPTIDRAIRRLNSKVTEDVAMYEEYWLEDAEAVIVAYGSVARWALAAVKGLRAEGCRVGLFRPVILWPFPARELAGALGRAALAVVPEMNLGQILGEVERAAPKDVRVVGVNRVDSRMISIQEIAGVVKEACSS; encoded by the coding sequence ATGGGAGTCCGCAGGGTTTGGACAGGCAACGAGGCCTGCGCTGAGGCAGCCATAGCGGCGGGGATGAGGTTCTTCGCGGGTTATCCCATAACCCCTGCCAGCGAGATCGCTGAGGTCCTGGCCAGGCGGCTGCCCGAGGTAGGGGGCAGCTTCATACAAATGGAGGACGAGATAGCCAGCATCGGTGCCGTCATAGGGGCCTCAATGGCCGGGGCTAAGTCCATGACAGCCACCAGCGGTCCTGGGTTCTCCCTGATGCAGGAGAACCTCGGGTTTGCCGCCATGGCCGAGGTGCCCTGTGTCGTCGTGGATGTGCAGAGGGTGGGGCCCAGTTCCGGGGTTGCCACCCACCCCGCCCAGGGCGATGTGATGCAGGCGCGGTGGGGGACCCATGGCGACCACCCCGTGGTGGCCCTGGCTCCCTGGTCATCCCGGGAGACCTATGATGTCACGGTGAAGGCCTTCAACATATCTGAGAGGTTTCGCCTACCCGTGGTAATCCTCAGCGACGCTATGGTGGGCCACATGAGCGAGGACATGGAGGTCCCCGGCAGCCTGGAGATAGTGGAACGCCCAAGACCTGGGGTGCCCCCGGAGGAGTACCAGCCCTACAGGGCGGCAGGGGACGGGGTGCCCCCTATGGCCAGCTTCGGCGATGGCTACACCTGGTACACCACGGGGATCGTCCATGACGACACGGGCTTCCCCTGCACGGGTCATCCCCCCACCATAGACAGGGCCATCAGGCGCCTGAACTCCAAGGTGACAGAAGATGTGGCCATGTACGAGGAGTACTGGCTGGAGGACGCCGAGGCGGTCATCGTGGCCTACGGCTCCGTTGCAAGATGGGCCTTGGCGGCGGTCAAGGGCCTCAGGGCTGAGGGGTGCAGGGTGGGACTCTTCAGGCCCGTTATCCTATGGCCCTTCCCCGCCCGGGAGTTAGCCGGTGCCCTGGGCCGCGCTGCCCTGGCGGTGGTGCCCGAGATGAACCTGGGCCAGATCCTGGGGGAGGTGGAAAGGGCCGCCCCTAAGGACGTCCGGGTGGTGGGCGTGAACCGGGTAGACAGCAGGATGATAAGCATCCAGGAGATAGCCGGGGTGGTCAAGGAGGCCTGTTCGTCATGA
- a CDS encoding amidohydrolase family protein, with the protein MLLIKGGPMLDTRAGQVIDRGYILVEGERIQEMGEGDPVTRGDPEVLDLRGRFLMPGLVNAHVHLVWDGSADPDARIRGLSPTRVAMVAAAQARRHLVAGITTVRDVGSLMDTVLSLRWAVNEGLWPGPNIITSGAPLTMTGGHMHPVVAWEVDGEQDILKAVRSLIKAGVDLIKVMATGGVYTPGEEPGSAQMTAGEMSVAVREAHRKGIPVAAHAEGLQGIKEALEAGVDAIEHGNYAGEEALKTMRERGVFLVPTASWFLRASREDAVELGIPGYVREKVQEVVDAQRQSLPEAIRKGVRIAVGTDAGAPLHPPENYHMEVTALREMGMDPMESLRAATLVGAEACGRDDIGRLEPGCLADVLAIDGNPLERPGDLLRVHTVMKSGRLVGGDSW; encoded by the coding sequence ATGCTTCTAATCAAGGGTGGTCCCATGCTGGACACCAGGGCAGGGCAGGTAATAGACAGGGGTTATATCCTCGTTGAGGGCGAGCGCATACAGGAGATGGGGGAGGGCGACCCGGTAACCCGGGGCGACCCTGAGGTTCTCGACCTTCGCGGCAGGTTCCTGATGCCGGGCCTTGTGAATGCCCACGTTCACCTGGTCTGGGATGGCTCGGCGGACCCGGACGCCAGGATCAGGGGCCTTTCTCCCACCCGCGTGGCCATGGTGGCGGCCGCCCAGGCCCGCCGCCATCTCGTGGCCGGGATCACCACCGTTAGGGACGTGGGGTCCCTAATGGACACGGTGCTGTCCTTGAGGTGGGCCGTAAATGAGGGGCTCTGGCCTGGCCCCAACATCATCACCAGCGGCGCGCCCCTGACCATGACCGGGGGGCACATGCACCCCGTGGTCGCCTGGGAGGTCGACGGCGAGCAGGATATCCTCAAGGCGGTGAGAAGCCTGATCAAGGCGGGGGTTGACTTGATCAAGGTGATGGCTACCGGCGGGGTCTACACCCCGGGCGAGGAGCCTGGGTCAGCCCAGATGACCGCGGGGGAGATGTCCGTGGCCGTGAGGGAGGCCCACAGGAAGGGGATCCCAGTGGCGGCTCACGCCGAGGGCCTCCAGGGCATCAAGGAGGCCCTGGAGGCTGGGGTTGATGCCATTGAGCACGGCAACTACGCGGGGGAGGAAGCCCTCAAGACCATGAGGGAAAGGGGGGTGTTCCTGGTACCCACGGCCTCATGGTTCCTCAGGGCAAGCCGGGAGGACGCCGTGGAACTAGGGATACCGGGCTACGTCAGGGAAAAGGTCCAGGAGGTGGTGGATGCCCAGCGCCAGAGCCTCCCCGAGGCCATACGAAAGGGGGTCAGGATCGCCGTGGGCACAGACGCCGGGGCTCCCCTGCATCCCCCGGAGAACTACCACATGGAGGTAACCGCCCTCAGGGAGATGGGCATGGACCCCATGGAGAGCCTCAGGGCAGCCACCCTGGTAGGGGCCGAAGCCTGCGGGAGGGACGACATCGGCCGCCTGGAGCCGGGCTGCCTCGCCGATGTCCTGGCCATCGACGGGAACCCCCTGGAACGCCCGGGTGACCTCCTTAGGGTACACACTGTGATGAAGTCGGGACGCCTGGTGGGGGGTGACTCATGGTGA
- a CDS encoding ABC transporter substrate-binding protein: MRSSALALLLVGVMLIASACGTATPAPEPEPSEEEEPAEEFPSEIKIGVVYPLTGAVAMVGNDMKAVIELAADIVNTNHDLDMLLARTEGLPNLGGAKVVPIFADHQGDPEIGAAETERLITQEGVVAVVGAYHSAVSATASTVCERLGIPYLSGESSSPMLTDRGFQWFFRTSPHDVHFSLAMFDFLEEFQEKTGEEIKTIVLLHEDTLFGEDSANIQTGLAGDRGYEVLDRMRYSQKAASLTSEVQRVKSLNPDVLMPTSYAPDAILMVQTLEELKFNPKFVIAQDAGHEDPTFVQAMGLKAEGTITRSVFSPEFVESIPLVKPINDMFVERHG; encoded by the coding sequence ATGAGATCCAGCGCGTTGGCCCTGTTGCTGGTGGGGGTGATGCTAATCGCAAGCGCCTGCGGGACCGCGACACCCGCCCCGGAGCCCGAACCCAGTGAGGAGGAAGAACCCGCCGAGGAGTTCCCCAGTGAGATCAAGATCGGTGTGGTATACCCGCTCACGGGGGCCGTTGCCATGGTGGGCAATGACATGAAGGCCGTCATTGAGCTGGCCGCCGACATAGTGAACACTAACCACGACCTTGACATGCTCCTTGCCCGTACCGAGGGTCTGCCCAACCTTGGCGGGGCCAAGGTAGTTCCCATCTTCGCTGACCACCAGGGAGACCCGGAGATCGGTGCCGCCGAGACTGAAAGGCTCATTACCCAGGAGGGTGTTGTGGCCGTGGTCGGCGCCTACCACAGCGCCGTTAGCGCCACGGCAAGCACGGTCTGCGAGAGGCTGGGCATTCCCTACCTTAGCGGAGAGTCCTCCTCCCCCATGCTCACGGACCGCGGTTTCCAGTGGTTCTTCCGCACGAGCCCTCACGACGTACACTTCTCGCTGGCCATGTTCGACTTCCTTGAGGAGTTCCAGGAAAAGACCGGTGAGGAGATCAAGACAATAGTGCTCTTGCACGAGGATACCCTCTTCGGCGAGGACAGCGCCAACATCCAGACAGGCCTGGCCGGGGACAGGGGTTACGAGGTCCTGGACAGGATGCGCTACAGCCAGAAGGCAGCAAGTCTCACCAGCGAGGTCCAGAGGGTCAAGTCCCTCAACCCGGATGTGTTGATGCCCACGTCCTACGCGCCCGATGCCATCCTCATGGTACAGACCCTGGAGGAACTCAAGTTCAATCCCAAGTTCGTCATAGCGCAGGACGCCGGTCATGAAGACCCCACCTTCGTCCAGGCGATGGGCCTGAAGGCTGAGGGTACCATAACCCGTTCAGTGTTCAGCCCGGAATTCGTCGAGTCAATACCCCTTGTCAAGCCCATCAATGACATGTTCGTGGAGAGGCACGG
- a CDS encoding aldolase/citrate lyase family protein translates to MRNLKHDLKASRPVLGVFMAIPSPQLVEVVALEGFDFVIIDEEHGSSPSSGATESLVLSAYASSIYPIVRVPCASRWAILRPLDLGAKGVQVPLVCTREDAQAVVGFAKYPPLGTRGAAFSTRMGRYGLDTGPQALQRANEESLVIVHVENRQGMDNLDEILRVPGIDVVFIGPTDLSVSLGHPGETDHPVVKEAIETILGKTMGANLQAGIYVTGPGDAARRHEQGFTYLATGIAGLVMKGCRWMLGR, encoded by the coding sequence GTGAGAAACCTTAAGCATGACCTGAAGGCATCCAGGCCCGTCCTCGGCGTGTTCATGGCCATCCCCAGCCCCCAGCTGGTGGAGGTGGTGGCGCTGGAGGGGTTCGACTTCGTCATCATTGACGAGGAGCACGGCTCCTCCCCCAGCTCCGGGGCCACTGAGAGCCTGGTGCTCTCGGCCTACGCCTCCTCCATCTACCCCATAGTCAGGGTGCCCTGCGCCAGTCGCTGGGCGATACTGAGGCCGCTAGACCTGGGCGCCAAGGGGGTCCAGGTGCCTCTGGTCTGCACCAGGGAGGATGCCCAGGCTGTGGTGGGCTTTGCCAAGTACCCTCCACTGGGTACCCGGGGCGCGGCCTTCTCCACGCGCATGGGCAGGTATGGGCTTGATACGGGCCCTCAGGCCCTCCAGAGGGCAAACGAGGAGTCCCTGGTCATCGTGCACGTGGAGAACCGGCAGGGAATGGACAACCTCGATGAGATCCTGCGGGTGCCCGGCATCGACGTGGTGTTCATCGGTCCCACGGACCTTTCGGTGTCCCTGGGGCACCCCGGTGAGACGGACCACCCTGTGGTGAAGGAGGCCATAGAGACCATCCTGGGAAAGACGATGGGGGCTAACCTGCAGGCGGGCATCTACGTGACCGGCCCCGGGGACGCCGCCAGGAGGCACGAGCAGGGGTTCACCTACCTGGCCACGGGCATCGCCGGCCTGGTCATGAAGGGATGCAGGTGGATGCTGGGCCGGTGA
- a CDS encoding DUF2848 family protein: MLTLRLEDDNGRFDFPVNRVINGGYSGRDRAAVMAHVEELEREGIPPPTETPVFFAIPRDRMTLGDSIEVYGDKTSGEVEYVLLLSGGRMWVGVGSDHTDRELERLDIPASKRITPNVMASRVWSYNDIKDHWDQVVIRSWTGRGRKTMYQEAALSLILTPGDLLEHMKRHVTGSLEGAVVYSGTVAALAKEGLGVSDYFEFEMEDPVRNRRIQGAYAIQKIDWFRG; encoded by the coding sequence TTGCTCACGCTGAGGCTGGAGGATGATAACGGCAGGTTTGACTTCCCTGTGAACAGGGTCATCAACGGAGGCTATTCCGGGCGGGACAGGGCCGCTGTCATGGCCCATGTCGAGGAACTGGAGAGGGAAGGGATACCGCCGCCCACTGAAACCCCGGTGTTCTTCGCCATCCCCCGGGACCGCATGACCCTGGGGGACAGCATAGAGGTCTACGGGGACAAGACCTCTGGGGAGGTTGAGTACGTACTCCTCCTCTCCGGTGGCCGGATGTGGGTGGGAGTGGGCAGCGATCACACGGACCGGGAACTGGAACGGCTGGACATCCCCGCGTCCAAGCGGATTACCCCCAATGTCATGGCGTCCCGGGTGTGGTCCTACAATGACATCAAGGACCACTGGGACCAGGTAGTCATCCGGAGCTGGACAGGGCGGGGCAGGAAGACCATGTACCAGGAGGCGGCTCTCTCGCTGATCCTGACCCCCGGCGACCTCCTGGAGCATATGAAGAGGCACGTCACGGGCTCCCTGGAGGGGGCGGTGGTGTACTCCGGGACAGTGGCCGCCCTGGCCAAGGAAGGCCTGGGCGTATCGGACTACTTCGAGTTCGAGATGGAGGACCCCGTAAGGAACCGGCGCATCCAGGGGGCCTACGCTATCCAAAAGATAGACTGGTTCAGGGGGTGA
- a CDS encoding RraA family protein: MDQRQVEEAWERYRERAPGNVPREVIRSPVIPRPCQGVLEELRRFTGVTATVSDILDSLGVAGTVPASVLRPVCPGKSVAGPAITVRYIPEQRTATYGQSRSMAGRLGDRDAYALAREGDVVVMDNGGREGVSTMGGLSTLSAIRAGIAACIVDGGVRDVDAMRAEGFPVWSRGVTPLTGKLRVEAVEINGPVTCGGIRVNPGDVVMADDTGVVSIPLGLVEEVLATLKDLSRKEEALVKALREGLGMEGLRKIMPPEKW, from the coding sequence ATGGACCAGCGGCAGGTGGAAGAGGCTTGGGAGAGATACCGGGAGCGAGCCCCCGGAAACGTGCCCCGGGAGGTCATACGGAGCCCTGTGATACCCAGGCCCTGCCAGGGGGTCCTGGAGGAGCTCCGCCGGTTCACCGGGGTCACCGCCACCGTATCAGACATCCTGGATTCACTGGGGGTGGCCGGGACGGTTCCCGCGAGTGTCCTAAGACCGGTGTGCCCCGGCAAGAGCGTGGCAGGTCCCGCCATTACCGTAAGGTACATCCCGGAGCAGCGCACCGCCACCTACGGGCAGTCTAGGTCCATGGCGGGGAGGCTGGGGGACAGGGATGCCTACGCCCTGGCCCGGGAGGGCGATGTAGTTGTCATGGACAACGGCGGCCGTGAGGGGGTGTCCACCATGGGAGGGCTTTCAACCCTCTCCGCTATCCGGGCGGGGATAGCCGCCTGCATAGTTGACGGCGGCGTCCGGGACGTGGATGCCATGAGGGCCGAGGGGTTTCCCGTGTGGAGCAGGGGGGTGACCCCCCTCACAGGGAAGCTCAGGGTCGAGGCGGTTGAGATCAACGGGCCTGTTACCTGCGGAGGGATCAGGGTGAACCCAGGGGACGTGGTGATGGCGGACGATACGGGTGTGGTCAGCATACCCCTGGGCCTTGTCGAGGAGGTGCTGGCCACCCTGAAGGACCTCTCCAGGAAGGAAGAGGCCTTGGTCAAAGCACTCAGGGAGGGCCTCGGCATGGAGGGCCTCAGGAAGATAATGCCCCCGGAGAAGTGGTAG
- a CDS encoding sodium:solute symporter family protein, whose protein sequence is MVLGIIIIYLLVVLYIGYWGMKQTRDVEDYIVGGHRLGILPSTGTYLATYLSAVSMLAGIGVVYNIGVAGAWFPIFYASGALFGPIVAARYRRVTFNTPPQFYAIRYDSRSLQVLAGIITIIAVIFSLVVQFSAIGIVWSLATGGAFIHGLLIGSLVCLAYTLMGGYMAVVWTDVFQAVVFVAVTLIGGFWVLSKVGWISGMYAGLSQVTAPPVAGGVPPVPGTLVSALGPYVPLAIFFMMLPWLGGVATHPQYLVRMQSAKDIKTALQKYAYSWVALCLIYFLFTSIGLGGRILVPTMPEGMTGDWIYPHLFMTYMPPVFTGLLFGGLLAAAMSTIDSQMVLVAGCATIDIVKNFWPGTPERSLLWISRIMVSVVWALAFVFTTYKHPMLIAVAGLSWGLLAIGFFAPTLIGLYWKRVNATSVWVSITSGLAVFLFWQFRFGTSVIGIPPVATGVFTGIVALVVATLATRPAPENLWGPFFPDR, encoded by the coding sequence TTGGTTCTTGGGATCATCATCATCTACCTGCTGGTGGTGCTCTACATAGGCTACTGGGGCATGAAGCAAACCAGGGACGTGGAAGACTACATCGTCGGCGGGCACAGGCTGGGAATTCTTCCTTCAACAGGCACTTATCTGGCCACCTACCTGAGCGCCGTATCCATGCTGGCGGGGATTGGTGTGGTCTACAACATAGGGGTGGCGGGGGCTTGGTTTCCCATCTTCTACGCCAGCGGCGCCCTGTTCGGCCCCATTGTGGCCGCTCGCTACAGACGGGTTACCTTCAACACCCCGCCGCAGTTCTACGCCATCCGCTATGACTCCAGGAGTCTGCAGGTCCTGGCCGGAATCATCACCATCATCGCCGTGATCTTCTCCCTTGTGGTGCAGTTCAGTGCCATCGGTATCGTGTGGAGCCTCGCCACGGGAGGCGCCTTCATCCATGGGCTCCTCATCGGTTCCCTGGTGTGCCTGGCCTATACCCTCATGGGCGGCTACATGGCTGTAGTATGGACAGACGTCTTCCAGGCCGTCGTTTTCGTGGCGGTTACCCTCATCGGCGGCTTCTGGGTGCTCTCCAAGGTAGGCTGGATATCGGGCATGTACGCCGGTCTCTCCCAGGTGACGGCACCCCCGGTGGCGGGCGGGGTGCCACCTGTGCCCGGGACACTGGTGAGCGCCCTGGGTCCCTACGTGCCCCTGGCCATCTTCTTCATGATGCTGCCGTGGCTGGGCGGCGTGGCCACCCACCCCCAGTACCTCGTGAGGATGCAGTCGGCCAAGGACATAAAGACGGCCCTCCAGAAGTATGCCTACTCCTGGGTGGCCCTGTGCCTGATCTACTTCCTGTTCACCTCCATTGGCCTGGGAGGGCGGATCCTCGTGCCCACCATGCCGGAGGGGATGACAGGAGACTGGATCTACCCCCACCTATTCATGACCTACATGCCGCCGGTCTTCACGGGGCTGCTCTTTGGGGGCCTCTTGGCTGCGGCCATGTCCACCATTGACAGCCAGATGGTGCTGGTCGCCGGCTGCGCCACCATCGACATCGTGAAGAACTTCTGGCCGGGCACCCCCGAGCGCTCGCTCCTCTGGATAAGCCGCATCATGGTGTCAGTCGTCTGGGCCCTGGCCTTCGTCTTCACCACCTACAAGCACCCGATGCTCATCGCCGTGGCGGGACTCAGCTGGGGCCTCCTGGCCATCGGTTTCTTCGCGCCAACCCTGATAGGCCTGTACTGGAAGAGGGTGAACGCCACATCCGTCTGGGTATCCATCACCAGCGGCCTGGCGGTGTTCCTGTTCTGGCAGTTCCGGTTCGGGACCAGCGTGATAGGCATACCCCCTGTGGCAACCGGGGTGTTCACAGGCATAGTCGCGCTGGTCGTGGCCACTCTGGCCACGAGGCCGGCGCCGGAGAACCTGTGGGGGCCCTTCTTCCCTGACAGGTAG
- a CDS encoding RNA-guided endonuclease TnpB family protein, producing the protein MKTYCFKLYQSKRNKRLHKALNIAGSLYNHLIALHRRYYRLYGKSLNVNKLMKHITKLKKKKRFAYWNLLGSQAIQDIAQRIDRAYKL; encoded by the coding sequence GTGAAAACCTACTGCTTCAAGCTGTACCAGTCGAAACGCAATAAGAGGCTCCATAAGGCCCTCAACATCGCGGGGAGCCTCTACAACCACTTGATCGCCCTGCACAGGAGATACTACCGGCTGTACGGAAAGAGCCTCAACGTCAATAAGCTGATGAAGCACATCACGAAACTGAAGAAGAAAAAGCGTTTCGCTTATTGGAACCTGTTAGGCTCCCAGGCGATACAAGATATTGCTCAACGGATCGACAGGGCCTACAAGCTAT